In Sphaeramia orbicularis chromosome 12, fSphaOr1.1, whole genome shotgun sequence, the following proteins share a genomic window:
- the lum gene encoding lumican produces MFPLRAPLLAVLVSVALCQYYDYDYQPVSMLGPSSANCHPECNCPITFKSAMYCDNRKLKSIPAVPPQIEYLYLQNNQIEEIKSGVFDNVTATLRWLVLDNNKITNAKIEKGTIDKLTVLEKLFFSYNEITEPVIPPSKSLDELKMMHNKLNKFPSGLLTDKENLTSINIQHNELTSESIAGAFKGPKKLLSLDVSHNKLKKLPAGVPSSLEILYADYNDIDSIGAGYLNKLPSLQYLRISHNKLVDSGIPAGVFNVSSLVELDLSFNKLESIPEISELLEQLYLQANEINKFELSSFCKVIAPDRYSRLKHLRLDANYVTHSSMPSEYVNCLRQASDIMFE; encoded by the exons ATGTTTCCTCTCCGTGCGCCCTTATTGGCCGTATTGGTCAGTGTTGCCCTATGCCAATATTATGACTATGACTACCAGCCTGTTTCCATGCTCGGGCCCTCTTCAGCCAACTGTCATCCAGAATGCAATTGTCCGATTACTTTCAAAAGTGCCATGTACTGTGACAACCGTAAGCTCAAATCCATTCCTGCAGTTCCACCGCAAATCGAGTACCTGTACCTACAGAACAACCAGATTGAAGAGATCAAGTCTGGAGTGTTTGATAATGTCACTGCAACACTTCGCTGGCTGGTACTGGACAACAACAAGATCACCAACGCCAAAATAGAAAAGGGTACAATTGACAAACTTACAGTCCTGGAGAAACTGTTCTTCAGCTACAATGAAATCACAGAGCCGGTCATCCCCCCCTCAAAGTCCCTCGATGAGCTGAAGATGATGCACAACAAGTTAAACAAGTTCCCATCTGGACTCTTGACTGATAAGGAGAATTTAACTTCCATCAACATTCAGCACAACGAACTGACTTCCGAAAGCATTGCAGGGGCTTTCAAAGGGCCAAAGAAGCTGTTGTCCCTGGATGTGAGCCACAACAAATTAAAGAAGCTTCCAGCCGGGGTCCCTAGTTCACTGGAAATCCTCTATGCTGATTACAACGACATTGACAGCATAGGGGCGGGATACCTCAACAAGCTGCCATCCCTGCAGTACCTCAGGATCTCCCACAACAAGCTTGTGGACTCTGGAATCCCTGCTGGGGTGTTCAATGTGTCATCACTGGTGGAGCTGGACCTGTCTTTCAACAAACTGGAGTCCATCCCTGAGATCAGTGAACTGCTGGAGCAGCTGTACCTCCAAGCCAATGAGATCAACA AGTTTGAGCTGTCCAGTTTCTGCAAGGTCATTGCACCTGACAGGTATTCCCGTCTGAAGCATCTGCGTCTGGACGCCAACTACGTCACGCACAGCAGCATGCCCAGTGAATACGTCAACTGTCTGCGCCAAGCCTCAGATATCATGTTTGAATAA